ATTTCCCTCCAGCTTGACCACCCGGCCACCCACGACGGTGGCAATGGCGCCGCATTTCCAGAAACACATCTCGCAATAGGTGGTGATTTTTTCTGTCTTGGCCAGCCCCTTTTCACCGGCCCAGAGCAGAAACTGGTCAGGCAGATAGGTGGCGGCAATTGCGCCGGCGGTACAGATTCCTGAAGTTTTAAGGAAGGAGCGTCTGCTCATAATCGGCATGAAGTAAATCTCCTTTCGGGTACAAAAAACGCCCTCCGATTAAGAATCGGAAGGCGCCAGGTTGCTATTAGCAGCCAGCAACAACCTCAGTGCCGGTACCCTTGGGAGGCTCGCTCACCGACAGGGTCATGTTCTGTTTGATCTTGGCGGCCTTGGCCTTGCTGAATTTCAACGTTACCTGCTTTCCCTGCACATCTACCACCGTGGGCATACCGCCGGCTGCAGACAGCACTGATCCCTTCTTTACCCAGGTTGGTCCGCCTTTGGCCACTTCCAGGGTGACCCGTTCGCCGTCATTTTTGGTTACCTTGCCGGAAAAGGAAGCGGCCATGGCGCCACTGCTCAAGGCCAGTGTCGTGAGTGCAACTGCAACCAATGTGATCATCTTTTTCATAAGTTTTTCCTC
Above is a window of Trichlorobacter lovleyi SZ DNA encoding:
- the extJ gene encoding selenite/tellurite reduction operon protein ExtJ → MKKMITLVAVALTTLALSSGAMAASFSGKVTKNDGERVTLEVAKGGPTWVKKGSVLSAAGGMPTVVDVQGKQVTLKFSKAKAAKIKQNMTLSVSEPPKGTGTEVVAGC